The following nucleotide sequence is from Streptomyces caniferus.
AACTCCCCGTCCTTGATGCCGAGCAGCATCGCCCGGACCTCGGCCGGGGTGTAGACGAGCGCGGGACCGTCCGGGAAGCGGGAGTTGCGTACCGCGATGTCACCCCCGGGCAGCTTGGCGAACTCCACGCAGGAGCCCTGGGAGTTGCTGTGCCTGCTCTTCTGCCATGCCACATCGCGGAGATCCGTGGCGGCCATGCCGTTGTATGCGTGGAGCACAGGGGTCTCCCGGTGATAAATGGTGTCAACTGCCCGGGAGCATAGCTGCGTTCTCATGCGGATGCATGCGCAGATGCACGTGCACGACAGCCGGTGCAGAGCCGGTCACAGCTCGTCGAGCGCCCCGGCCAGATCCTCCCCCGACACCGGCCGCCGGCCATCGCCCCTGATGAGGCGCGCCCCGTAGCTGGTACGGACCACCCGGCCCGAAGCCCTCACCACCGAGGGAGAGACGTGCGCCACGTGCTGCGGGTTCCAGGGGCACGGGCGGACACCCGGCCGGACGGGCGCGCGCACCGGACCGCGTTCGGCCCGTCACAGCCGGGAGGCACCCGCGCCTCACGCGCAGGGGGCCTCCCGCCGCCACCGGAGGGCACGCGTCACCGGACGGCACCCGTCACCAGGAGGCGGCCGTCACCGTGACGCATACGGGAGCAGCGCCATCTCCCGTGCGTTCTTGATCGCCCGGGACAGCTGCCGCTGCTGATGCGCACGGACTCGGGTGACCCGGCGACGGGGGCACCTCCCGGCCGAAGGCTGGGGGTTACGACTGTTCTTGCGGGTCACGTACGTGACAGGGGCCCCCTTGCTCCGGTCCACCGCCGGCACCGTTCCCCAAGATCAAGACCGTGGACACGATCGGCATCGAGGCGGCCGTCGCCCGGATCCGCGCACGAGGGGAGAAGGTCTGATGGCCAAGCAGAGCAAGATCACCAAGAACGGGAGGCGCCGCGCGACCGCCGCCCGCGGCGAGCTCTCCTGCGGGCCGCGGGACGCCAGTACCACCCGGGTGCGCAACCGCGACAGCGTCGACGGGCACCCGCGCGGCTACCTCCGCGCCTTCGGACTGTCCCGGGGACGGCTGCGCGAGCAGGCGCACGCGGGCCACCAGCCGGGGGTCCGCAAGGCGAGCTGGTAGCCGTGCCGCCGGCCGTCCGGCCCCGGGGGGCGACCCCTGGACCGGACGGCCGGAACGTTCGGGTAATACTGGACAGAACGTCCGCTGACCCTCCCGACGAAAGCGAGCGCGCCCATGCTCCGCAACGCCTTCGAGCCCTGGCATCTGATCCTGATCATCGCGGTACTCGTGCTGCTCTTCGG
It contains:
- a CDS encoding DUF397 domain-containing protein, translating into MLHAYNGMAATDLRDVAWQKSRHSNSQGSCVEFAKLPGGDIAVRNSRFPDGPALVYTPAEVRAMLLGIKDGEFDHLVRD
- a CDS encoding bS18 family ribosomal protein, with amino-acid sequence MPAVDRSKGAPVTYVTRKNSRNPQPSAGRCPRRRVTRVRAHQQRQLSRAIKNAREMALLPYASR
- a CDS encoding 30S ribosomal protein S14, with translation MAKQSKITKNGRRRATAARGELSCGPRDASTTRVRNRDSVDGHPRGYLRAFGLSRGRLREQAHAGHQPGVRKASW